In Schistocerca serialis cubense isolate TAMUIC-IGC-003099 chromosome 3, iqSchSeri2.2, whole genome shotgun sequence, the following proteins share a genomic window:
- the LOC126470990 gene encoding piggyBac transposable element-derived protein 4-like has translation MPPKKCKEVGGDYNCLYIIQLFVIMFRRGLSDAEIADLINHSDTLDNVESDSDDSECNGVFEEDEIDDSLSSDEDENDVEGVASNPAAVPYPKDSEWTAVDTYRPLPVNTTPRQILVDIDESSSVLDCSKVFLTDSDVNELKRQTNLYASQTIQKKRRGNNLKPHSVLSSWKPVTISEMRRFLGIIFHMCVSKKPKIADHWSTNPVLSCNFCPHVMSRLRFTQILSCLHLVDNSNQKKPGEDGFHPLYKVLPYYNNLKERCIQAYRPSEKVTIDEGICPFRGRVSFRVYMQNKPHKYGLKVYAVAEASSGYVVNFEVYAGKHIVDNSSSAVILRLLSDSSLLNKGHTVYLDRFYSSPELFQQLAEKGTGAVGTVNKSRKGLPKDLVSAKLKKGEMSFRRKDNVLAMKWKDKRDVYTLSTRHQATFGTHTKRNGSVVLKPLQVLDYNLNKIGVDIGDQRLQYNPFQHRTVKWWRKLYFHLLLMGVSNAFWLYNAVHRKKITITDFITVLAVQLVEDDTLEFIPRNEGTVGRLTKRHFLQHIPATTKKYAARVCHVCSSRSKKQSGKASRKETRYECEQCGVALCLEPCFKIFHTKKQYDSV, from the exons ATGCCGCCCAAGAAATGTAAAGAAGTAGGTGGTGATTAtaattg tctgtatatcattcagttgtttgtcatcatgtttcggcgcggtttatcagacgcagaaattgcggatttgatcaatcatagcgacactctggataatgtagagagtgattcagacgattctgaatgcaatggtgtgtttgaag aagacgagattgatgacagtttgtcttcagatgaagacgagaatgatgttgaaggtgttgcttcaaatccagcagctgtgccgtatccgaaagacagtgagtggactgcagttgacacctaccgacctctgcctgtcaacacgacacccaggcagatactagtggatattgatgagtcgagttctgtactggattgcagtaaagtgttccttactgacagtgacgtaaatgaactcaagagacagacaaatttgtatgcatcacagacaatacagaagaaaagaagaggaaataatctgaagccccattcagttttgagttcgtggaagccagtgactataagtgagatgaggcgtttcttgggtattattttccacatgtgtgtttcgaaaaagccaaaaattgcggaccattggagcactaatcctgttcttagttgtaacttttgtccccatgtcatgagccgtttgcgtttcactcagatactgtcatgcttgcatcttgttgacaattcaaatcagaaaaaaccaggcgaagatggatttcatccactttacaaagttttgccatattataataatttgaaggagcgatgtatccaggcatatcgtccctcagaaaaagtgacaattgatgaaggaatttgcccatttcgaggtcgtgtgagtttccgtgtttacatgcaaaataagcctcataagtatggactgaaagtatatgctgttgctgaagccagtagtggctatgttgtaaattttgaagtttatgctggtaagcatattgttgacaattcttcgtctgcggttattttgcgattgttgtctgacagcagcttgctgaacaaaggccacactgtgtatttagatcgattttattccagtccagagctatttcagcaactggcagagaaaggcactggagctgttggtactgtgaacaaatccaggaaaggattgcctaaagatttagtatctgctaagctgaaaaagggcgaaatgtcttttcggcgtaaagataatgtattggcaatgaagtggaaagataagagagatgtgtatacattgtctacaaggcatcaagcaacatttggtacgcatactaagagaaatgggtctgtagtattgaaaccacttcaggtacttgattacaacctcaataaaattggagtggatattggagaccaacgcctgcagtacaatccgttccagcacagaactgtgaaatggtggcgaaaattatatttccatttgctgcttatgggagtatcaaatgcattttggctgtacaatgcagtgcacaggaagaaaattacaataacagactttataacagtgcttgcagttcagcttgttgaagacgacacacttgaattcattccaagaaatgaaggaactgtaggtcggctaacaaagagacattttttgcagcacatacctgcaactactaagaagtatgctgctcgtgtgtgtcacgtgtgcagttccaggagcaagaaacagagtggcaaggcttctcgcaaagagacacgatacgaatgtgaacagtgtggcgttgcactctgcctggaaccttgctttaaaattttccacactaaaaaacaatatgattctgtgtga